In Amycolatopsis sulphurea, one genomic interval encodes:
- a CDS encoding replication initiator, which produces MITEHDGSALAARITNRMTPAVIRAVRARAEATGGCLQPVHLTGYRTVTDHTGRILDHTAGVVYTPCGNRRESVCPACSDRYAADAFHLLRAGMTGGKTIPETVTSKPRLFLTITAPSFGAVHNRPTTRTGRRLPCRCGEYHHDADTRIGTAIDPAHYDYPGSVLWQGHAGELWHAFTVRLRRELATAAGIRVKDFPEHARLSYAKVAEYQRRGLVHFHAVIRLDGPEGPADPAPGWADNALLEHATRAAVENTRITRTLTIGGDTTRHVFTWGQQADIRPIRPAHTTDPDDGDITDRALAGYIAKYATKGTSTSEVPDRPIRSEQAIEALDVHPHHRRMITTAWTLGANPDLGFLRKWAHMLGFRGHFLTKSIAYSITFTTIRGDRRTHQHLATLHATGTDPDTVLVVNHWKHTGNGYRHHHDRDIAAAIYEGQRQQRQEKLDKEERP; this is translated from the coding sequence ATGATCACCGAGCACGACGGGTCCGCACTGGCGGCCCGCATCACCAACCGCATGACCCCCGCCGTCATCCGCGCCGTGCGCGCCCGCGCCGAAGCCACCGGCGGATGCCTGCAACCAGTCCACCTCACTGGCTACCGCACCGTCACCGACCACACCGGCCGCATCCTCGACCACACCGCAGGCGTCGTCTACACACCCTGCGGCAACCGGCGGGAAAGCGTCTGCCCCGCCTGCTCCGACCGCTACGCCGCCGACGCGTTCCACCTCCTCCGCGCAGGCATGACCGGCGGCAAAACCATCCCCGAAACCGTCACCAGCAAGCCCCGCCTGTTCCTCACCATCACCGCCCCCAGCTTCGGCGCCGTCCACAACCGGCCCACCACCCGCACCGGACGCCGCCTGCCCTGCCGCTGCGGCGAATACCACCACGACGCCGACACCCGGATCGGGACCGCGATCGACCCCGCCCACTACGACTACCCCGGGTCCGTGTTGTGGCAGGGCCACGCCGGGGAACTGTGGCACGCCTTCACCGTCCGCCTCCGCCGGGAACTCGCCACCGCAGCCGGCATCCGGGTCAAAGACTTCCCCGAGCACGCACGCCTGTCCTACGCCAAAGTCGCCGAATACCAGCGCCGCGGACTCGTCCACTTCCACGCCGTCATCCGCCTCGACGGCCCCGAAGGACCCGCAGACCCCGCACCCGGCTGGGCCGACAACGCGCTCCTCGAACACGCGACCCGCGCCGCCGTGGAGAACACCCGCATTACCCGCACCCTCACCATCGGCGGCGACACCACCCGGCACGTGTTCACCTGGGGCCAGCAGGCCGACATCCGCCCCATCCGCCCCGCCCACACCACCGACCCCGACGACGGCGACATCACTGACCGCGCCCTCGCCGGTTACATCGCCAAATACGCCACCAAAGGCACCTCCACCAGCGAAGTCCCCGACCGCCCCATCCGCTCCGAACAAGCGATCGAGGCACTCGACGTCCACCCCCACCACCGGCGCATGATCACCACCGCGTGGACGCTCGGCGCCAACCCGGACCTCGGTTTCCTGCGGAAATGGGCGCACATGCTCGGGTTCCGCGGCCACTTCCTCACCAAATCAATCGCCTACTCCATCACCTTCACCACCATCCGCGGCGACCGACGCACCCACCAGCACCTCGCCACCCTCCACGCCACCGGCACCGACCCCGACACCGTGCTCGTGGTCAACCACTGGAAACACACCGGCAACGGCTACCGCCACCACCACGACCGCGACATCGCAGCCGCCATCTACGAAGGACAACGCCAGCAACGCCAGGAAAAGCTCGACAAGGAGGAACGACCATGA
- a CDS encoding helix-turn-helix domain-containing protein — protein MSKTLMTIEDLSNHLGIPINTLYKWRTKNYGPTGRRIGKYIRYRPEDVDTWIEDQGGA, from the coding sequence ATGAGCAAAACCCTGATGACCATCGAAGACCTCTCCAACCACCTCGGAATCCCCATCAACACCCTCTACAAATGGCGCACCAAAAACTACGGCCCCACCGGCCGCCGCATCGGCAAATACATCCGCTACCGCCCCGAAGACGTCGACACCTGGATCGAAGACCAAGGAGGCGCATGA